From one Caldithrix abyssi DSM 13497 genomic stretch:
- a CDS encoding bifunctional 3,4-dihydroxy-2-butanone-4-phosphate synthase/GTP cyclohydrolase II gives MNEEIKFNTIEEAIEDIRNGKMVVVVDDRDRENEGDLIMASELVRPEDVNFITREARGMLCISITEERARELDLDFMVPDNDNSSKHQTPFTVSVDARHGTTTGISAYDRAHTIRVIIDPATRPTDLARPGHIFPLIAKRGGVLRRAGHTEAAMDLARLAGLKPSGILCEIMAADGTMARGKELKAFTQKHNLKIITIADLIEYRRKREKFVRRRVVVDLPTRYGQFKLYLYENTLNTYEHHVALVKGAVADGKPTLVRVHSECLTGDVFGSKRCDCGDQLAAALQMIEKEGRGVLLYMRQEGRGIGLVNKLLAYALQEQGKDTVEANEALGFKPDLRDYGIGAQILKDLGLRKIRLMTNNPKKIVGLKGYDLEVVERVPLEICPNEVNEFYLKTKRDKLGHLFLKDK, from the coding sequence ATGAACGAAGAGATAAAATTCAATACCATAGAAGAGGCTATCGAAGACATTCGTAACGGCAAAATGGTGGTGGTGGTGGACGACCGCGATCGCGAAAACGAAGGCGATTTAATCATGGCCTCCGAGCTGGTCCGTCCGGAAGATGTAAATTTCATAACGCGTGAAGCGCGGGGCATGCTCTGCATTTCCATCACCGAGGAACGAGCGCGCGAACTCGATCTTGATTTTATGGTGCCTGATAATGACAACTCGTCCAAACATCAAACACCGTTTACCGTAAGCGTGGATGCCAGGCACGGTACAACAACGGGCATTTCGGCTTACGACCGCGCGCACACCATTCGCGTCATTATCGATCCAGCCACCAGACCAACAGACCTGGCCCGGCCGGGACACATCTTTCCATTAATTGCTAAACGAGGCGGCGTGTTGCGTCGCGCCGGCCACACAGAAGCGGCCATGGACCTGGCGCGTCTGGCCGGTTTAAAACCCTCCGGCATTTTATGTGAAATCATGGCCGCCGACGGCACCATGGCCCGCGGAAAAGAGCTAAAAGCGTTCACCCAAAAACACAACTTAAAAATCATTACCATTGCCGATCTGATCGAATACCGACGTAAGCGGGAAAAATTCGTGCGGCGACGGGTGGTGGTCGATTTGCCCACCAGGTATGGTCAGTTTAAACTCTATCTTTATGAGAATACCCTGAACACCTACGAGCACCATGTGGCGCTGGTTAAAGGCGCCGTTGCCGACGGAAAGCCCACGCTGGTGCGTGTACATTCTGAGTGTTTAACCGGCGATGTGTTTGGTTCCAAGCGCTGCGATTGCGGCGATCAGCTGGCCGCTGCCCTGCAAATGATCGAAAAAGAGGGGCGCGGCGTGCTGCTCTACATGCGCCAGGAAGGGCGTGGAATCGGTCTGGTGAACAAATTGTTGGCCTACGCCCTGCAGGAACAGGGTAAAGACACCGTGGAAGCCAATGAAGCGCTGGGCTTTAAGCCGGATTTGCGCGATTACGGCATTGGCGCGCAAATTCTAAAGGACCTGGGATTGAGAAAAATCCGCCTGATGACCAACAATCCAAAAAAAATCGTCGGATTAAAAGGCTACGATCTGGAAGTGGTCGAACGCGTGCCCCTCGAAATTTGCCCGAACGAGGTAAATGAATTCTACCTGAAGACCAAAAGAGATAAATTAGGCCATTTATTTTTAAAAGATAAGTAG
- a CDS encoding FlgD immunoglobulin-like domain containing protein produces MRWLFILIAVVGLISTGLVAQTLPTQTSTLFSGSGNCATCHQPGPPNTGALLDLQGRDVSPVTLWRSTMMASASKDPFWQAKVSAEISANPHLQSVIEDKCTTCHAPMGRTEAIYNGASGYTFAEMKLDSLALDGVSCTLCHQIKSDNLGLSESFSGHYLIENDRIIYGPFQNPLTSPMQNSVNYTPTHGLQTLNSELCATCHTLFTPYVDNDGNVVGEAPEQTPYLEWKNSVFPSRDVQCQTCHMPKLNESIIIANHPTTLVARSEYALHFFVGGNVYMLKLLKAHSTALGLTANTAQLDSTLSRTIRFLQNETAELSAEYQWITSDTLLVKVAVQNKTGHKFPTAYPSRRAWLELRLNDAQGQVLFESGAWDAALGEIRYLSEPFEPHYTLITKPEQVQIYQSVMKDVDNNVNYTLLRAAGYLKDNRIPPQGFSVNGPAYDSTAIIGSAVNDVDFNRDGSGTDTVIYKIGGLNKNNQYTLTVKLNYQSLSPRFVADLLQYDTPEVQAFTAYYQQVPNLPLVIDSLQQTVTATGIKKSQLHFPQRELLVSAYPNPFNPQTTISVQTSANGRLTITIFNIKGEKIKSLAQTTVSRGVHRFVWEGQSDQNTPLPSGTYLLRIELTPDGGSGTQIQTKKIILLK; encoded by the coding sequence ATGCGCTGGTTATTTATTTTGATTGCTGTGGTAGGATTGATCTCAACTGGATTAGTGGCGCAAACCTTGCCCACCCAAACCTCTACTTTGTTTAGCGGTTCTGGCAACTGTGCCACCTGTCATCAGCCCGGTCCCCCCAACACAGGCGCTTTGTTAGATTTGCAGGGACGCGATGTTTCGCCCGTCACCTTGTGGCGTTCTACCATGATGGCCAGCGCCTCGAAAGATCCATTCTGGCAGGCAAAAGTTTCTGCGGAAATTTCGGCCAATCCGCATTTGCAAAGTGTCATTGAAGACAAATGCACCACCTGTCATGCGCCCATGGGGCGCACCGAGGCCATCTACAACGGCGCTTCCGGTTATACCTTCGCTGAAATGAAACTTGACTCTCTTGCGCTGGACGGCGTAAGCTGCACGCTTTGCCATCAGATAAAAAGTGATAATTTGGGCCTGTCCGAAAGTTTTAGCGGACACTATCTCATCGAGAACGACCGCATTATTTACGGCCCGTTTCAGAATCCTTTAACTTCACCCATGCAAAACAGCGTAAATTACACGCCAACTCATGGACTGCAGACATTAAACTCGGAGCTCTGCGCCACCTGCCACACTCTGTTCACGCCTTATGTGGATAACGACGGTAATGTGGTGGGAGAGGCGCCAGAACAAACGCCTTACCTGGAATGGAAAAATAGCGTTTTCCCCTCCCGCGATGTACAGTGCCAGACCTGCCACATGCCAAAACTTAACGAGAGCATAATAATTGCCAATCATCCTACTACTCTGGTGGCGCGTAGCGAATATGCCCTGCATTTTTTTGTTGGCGGAAATGTTTACATGTTGAAACTATTAAAAGCCCACAGCACTGCGCTGGGCCTTACGGCAAACACCGCGCAGCTCGACAGCACACTTTCGCGTACCATTCGCTTTTTGCAGAATGAAACAGCGGAGCTTTCGGCTGAATATCAATGGATAACCAGTGATACGTTGCTGGTAAAAGTGGCCGTTCAAAACAAAACCGGCCACAAATTTCCCACGGCCTATCCCAGTCGGCGCGCCTGGCTGGAATTGCGCTTAAACGATGCGCAGGGACAGGTGTTGTTCGAATCCGGAGCATGGGATGCCGCTTTAGGAGAAATTCGCTACTTATCCGAACCTTTCGAACCGCATTACACACTGATTACCAAACCGGAACAGGTGCAAATTTACCAGTCGGTGATGAAAGACGTGGACAACAACGTCAACTACACGCTGTTGCGCGCCGCCGGTTATCTTAAAGACAATCGCATCCCGCCACAGGGATTTAGTGTAAACGGCCCGGCCTACGATTCCACAGCCATTATTGGCAGCGCTGTAAATGATGTGGATTTTAATCGTGACGGTTCGGGCACAGATACGGTGATTTACAAAATCGGCGGTTTGAACAAAAATAATCAATATACTTTAACGGTAAAATTGAATTATCAGAGTCTGAGTCCCCGTTTTGTAGCTGATCTTCTACAATACGATACGCCCGAAGTACAGGCTTTCACCGCCTATTACCAGCAAGTTCCGAATCTGCCGCTGGTAATCGATTCCTTACAACAAACGGTCACAGCTACAGGTATTAAAAAAAGCCAGCTTCATTTTCCGCAGCGTGAGTTATTGGTCAGCGCGTATCCCAACCCCTTCAATCCGCAAACGACCATTAGCGTGCAAACCTCGGCAAACGGCAGACTGACCATCACTATTTTTAACATTAAGGGCGAAAAGATAAAATCGCTTGCCCAAACAACGGTTTCAAGGGGCGTTCACCGCTTTGTCTGGGAAGGGCAGTCCGATCAGAACACACCGCTGCCAAGCGGAACCTACTTGCTCCGCATCGAACTAACCCCCGACGGAGGGAGCGGCACACAAATACAAACAAAAAAGATTATTTTGCTTAAGTAG
- a CDS encoding T9SS type A sorting domain-containing protein, with amino-acid sequence MRTLFNRLMVLALFSLFCLSAVHANSHKFSSYRQAIKPRLSAGGEFNLYRQKGLLKERAGLTNVHKQNQPSAAEALPFIDGPVTEAINYDTDKAYNGYAQTPPDNTGCVGPNHFLLAVNTAIEWYTKVDRILEHSEGLNDFFAATSPTDLFDPRVVYDFYNNRYVVIADEQSDTGNINYIHIAVSATDNPNDGWYFQRIATKLTVNGLETWLDFPGLAVSAEAIYITGNMFSFGTNLYQASRLWILDKGLYSGTDTSQVWVYDPSSEAGLSEQAFTLMPAIMSGPQPTSANGAVGTFLYSAEWDDGAGNDDLIAIFRVDDPLGTAGGPFFNVQFLNPGQIHDNSAGVPEAPQKDSNIKIDFGDDRAQSCFWRGDTLLGASTVNPPSGDDAGQATVFWFAVNTSDLNNLVLEQQGFIGANDIQVDAYTGYPAIAANYKGDIGIGFSVVGDSMYAGSYFTVHQSTDAPGEVQPTQLVHEGLDYYVRTGLPIHIGNRWGDYSAIALDPDNAYNFWVFNQYAWTRGDYDPFAQEDGRWATAFAKIDPSGIPAAMAGSRSAHQPLDFSLLQNFPNPFNPATTISFRLGKQANVELNIYNAQGKLVARLLEGQKNAGLHQVQWDATGFSSGIYFITLKVNSMGVTRKAMLLK; translated from the coding sequence ATGCGCACTTTATTTAACCGTTTAATGGTATTGGCGCTATTTTCACTGTTTTGTTTAAGCGCCGTTCATGCCAATTCACATAAATTTTCTTCTTATCGGCAGGCCATTAAGCCCCGGCTGTCAGCCGGGGGCGAATTTAATCTGTATCGTCAAAAAGGACTACTGAAAGAGCGGGCAGGCTTAACCAATGTCCACAAGCAAAACCAGCCCTCTGCGGCCGAAGCGCTCCCTTTTATCGATGGGCCGGTAACCGAAGCCATTAATTATGACACGGATAAGGCGTACAACGGCTACGCGCAGACGCCGCCGGACAACACGGGATGTGTGGGGCCCAATCATTTTCTTCTGGCAGTAAACACGGCCATTGAGTGGTACACTAAAGTTGACCGAATTCTGGAGCACAGCGAAGGATTGAATGATTTTTTTGCGGCCACCTCGCCTACCGATCTGTTTGATCCGCGTGTTGTTTATGATTTTTATAATAATCGTTACGTCGTAATTGCCGATGAACAGAGCGACACGGGCAACATTAATTACATTCACATCGCCGTTTCGGCCACAGATAATCCCAACGATGGCTGGTATTTTCAGCGAATTGCCACCAAATTAACGGTTAACGGGCTGGAAACATGGCTTGATTTTCCCGGGCTGGCGGTCAGCGCGGAGGCCATTTACATTACGGGCAATATGTTTAGCTTTGGCACTAATCTTTATCAGGCCTCAAGATTGTGGATTTTAGACAAAGGTTTGTACAGTGGAACGGATACCTCTCAGGTTTGGGTCTATGATCCTTCCAGTGAAGCGGGATTGAGCGAGCAGGCCTTTACCTTAATGCCGGCCATTATGTCCGGGCCGCAGCCAACGAGCGCCAATGGAGCGGTGGGCACCTTTTTGTACAGCGCAGAATGGGACGACGGCGCCGGTAATGACGACCTGATTGCCATTTTCCGCGTGGATGACCCGCTGGGCACGGCAGGCGGACCTTTTTTTAACGTGCAGTTTTTGAATCCGGGGCAAATTCACGATAATTCTGCGGGCGTGCCCGAGGCCCCGCAAAAGGATAGTAATATTAAAATCGACTTTGGCGATGATCGCGCGCAGAGTTGCTTCTGGAGAGGGGACACGCTTTTGGGCGCATCCACTGTAAACCCGCCTTCGGGAGACGACGCCGGCCAGGCAACGGTTTTCTGGTTTGCGGTCAACACCTCTGATTTAAATAACCTGGTACTGGAACAGCAGGGATTTATCGGCGCGAATGATATTCAGGTGGATGCTTACACCGGCTATCCGGCGATTGCCGCAAACTACAAGGGCGATATTGGCATTGGCTTTTCGGTGGTGGGCGATTCCATGTACGCCGGTTCCTATTTTACCGTCCATCAAAGTACAGATGCCCCGGGAGAGGTGCAACCCACACAACTGGTTCACGAAGGTCTTGATTATTATGTGCGCACCGGTTTGCCCATTCATATTGGCAACCGCTGGGGAGATTACAGCGCCATTGCTCTGGATCCTGATAATGCCTACAATTTTTGGGTTTTTAATCAATATGCCTGGACGCGCGGCGATTACGATCCCTTTGCCCAGGAAGACGGCCGCTGGGCAACGGCTTTTGCTAAAATCGATCCCAGCGGAATTCCAGCAGCCATGGCCGGTAGCCGGTCTGCGCACCAGCCGCTGGATTTTTCATTGTTGCAAAATTTCCCCAATCCGTTTAATCCGGCGACGACCATTTCTTTCCGCTTGGGTAAACAGGCTAACGTAGAACTGAATATTTACAACGCACAGGGAAAGCTTGTTGCACGGCTGTTAGAGGGACAAAAAAATGCGGGCTTGCATCAGGTGCAATGGGATGCCACTGGATTCAGCTCTGGCATTTATTTTATTACGCTTAAAGTAAACAGCATGGGTGTAACGCGCAAGGCGATGTTGTTAAAATAA
- the ribD gene encoding bifunctional diaminohydroxyphosphoribosylaminopyrimidine deaminase/5-amino-6-(5-phosphoribosylamino)uracil reductase RibD, whose protein sequence is MFSQFDKKMMRRCFTLARKGRFKVRPNPMVGAVLVKNGRVIGEGYHRYFGGPHAEVEAFQNATEDPTGATLYCNLEPCCHANKKTPPCTPLVISKKVARVVVANIDPNPDVSGKGLQQMREAGIQVESGLLQEEGAELNRVFFLNMKENRPFITLKIARSLDGFISESRDKQTWLTSEKAIKFVHRLRAAHQAVLVGAGTVRADDPQLTVRMARGPQPLRVALSASLIFSDRAQIFTDRFRDKTLIITTQQADKEKIEQLLGKGVRVESAPDLTNGNINLRLLLEILWQKFKIGSLLVEGGQQIFTNFLNERLLDELILIETPVLLGQGLPAFDRLRGHFLQLKTIKKLGPDVAIIYRKKER, encoded by the coding sequence ATGTTCAGCCAATTTGACAAAAAGATGATGCGCCGCTGTTTTACCCTGGCGCGTAAAGGGCGTTTTAAAGTTCGGCCCAATCCCATGGTGGGCGCCGTGCTGGTAAAAAACGGCCGCGTCATTGGCGAGGGCTACCACCGCTACTTTGGCGGGCCGCATGCCGAGGTGGAGGCCTTCCAAAACGCCACAGAAGATCCTACCGGCGCCACCCTTTATTGTAATCTGGAACCCTGTTGCCACGCCAATAAAAAAACACCGCCCTGCACCCCGCTGGTCATCAGCAAAAAAGTAGCGCGCGTGGTAGTGGCTAATATTGATCCCAATCCCGATGTGAGCGGCAAAGGGTTGCAACAAATGCGTGAGGCGGGCATTCAGGTAGAATCCGGGCTGCTGCAAGAAGAGGGCGCGGAGCTGAACAGGGTTTTCTTTTTAAATATGAAAGAGAACCGACCGTTTATTACCTTAAAAATTGCCCGCTCGCTGGATGGATTTATTTCTGAAAGCAGAGATAAACAAACCTGGCTCACTTCAGAAAAGGCCATAAAATTTGTTCACCGCCTGCGCGCAGCACATCAGGCCGTGCTGGTGGGCGCCGGAACCGTCAGAGCCGATGATCCGCAACTTACCGTACGCATGGCGCGCGGCCCCCAGCCGTTGCGCGTGGCGCTAAGCGCATCGCTTATTTTTTCTGACCGGGCGCAAATCTTTACCGATCGATTTCGGGACAAAACCCTGATCATTACCACCCAGCAGGCCGACAAAGAAAAAATCGAACAACTACTCGGCAAAGGCGTTCGCGTTGAATCAGCGCCTGATTTGACTAACGGAAACATAAATCTGCGATTGTTGCTGGAAATATTGTGGCAAAAATTCAAAATCGGCTCCCTACTGGTCGAGGGCGGCCAGCAGATTTTTACGAATTTTTTGAATGAACGGTTATTAGACGAATTGATTTTAATCGAAACCCCGGTTTTGCTGGGCCAGGGTTTGCCGGCGTTTGATCGCCTGCGCGGTCATTTTCTACAATTAAAAACGATTAAAAAGTTAGGGCCAGACGTGGCCATCATTTACCGTAAAAAAGAAAGATGA
- a CDS encoding Uma2 family endonuclease, with product MKVKETASTYKAKSKPLTYQEYLKLPDDGQRYEVINGELIMTPSHLTIHQQISDEIFLKLGGYVKQKILV from the coding sequence ATGAAAGTTAAAGAAACCGCTTCCACTTACAAGGCAAAGTCAAAACCTCTCACCTATCAGGAATATCTAAAACTGCCCGACGATGGACAGCGCTACGAAGTGATTAACGGAGAGCTAATCATGACGCCTTCTCACTTAACCATCCATCAGCAAATTAGCGACGAAATCTTCTTAAAATTAGGCGGTTACGTAAAACAAAAAATATTGGTTTGA
- a CDS encoding riboflavin synthase: protein MFTGLIEEVGTLTHSRSINGGKRLLVSAQKILDGTRVDDSIAVNGVCLTVTELTDGGFWVDAVGETLNKTTIKNWRLGEKVNLERALRLSDRLGGHLVQGHVNAVGRTTRLEKMGENYWWEVEVPQTLVKYVIAEGSIALDGISLTVARLNGNRVGLSIIPHTYRHTALRFHQVGAMVNIEVDVIARYVERLLQFDNKNGGTGGLSEDWLKRMGF, encoded by the coding sequence ATGTTTACCGGATTAATCGAAGAAGTGGGAACACTGACCCACAGCAGATCAATAAACGGCGGGAAGCGATTGCTCGTTTCCGCCCAAAAAATTCTGGACGGCACGCGTGTGGATGATTCCATCGCTGTCAATGGCGTTTGTCTGACGGTTACGGAATTGACCGACGGCGGCTTTTGGGTGGATGCCGTGGGCGAGACTTTGAACAAAACGACCATTAAAAACTGGCGCCTTGGCGAGAAAGTGAACCTGGAACGAGCCTTGCGTTTAAGCGATCGGCTGGGCGGGCATCTGGTGCAGGGGCACGTAAACGCTGTGGGACGAACAACACGGCTGGAAAAAATGGGCGAGAACTACTGGTGGGAGGTAGAAGTACCGCAGACGTTGGTGAAGTACGTCATTGCCGAAGGTTCCATCGCTCTGGATGGCATCAGTCTGACGGTGGCCCGCTTAAATGGGAACAGAGTCGGCCTTTCGATCATTCCACATACTTACCGCCATACCGCCCTGCGCTTTCATCAGGTGGGCGCGATGGTGAATATCGAGGTTGATGTCATTGCCCGCTATGTGGAGCGACTGCTGCAGTTTGATAATAAAAACGGCGGCACAGGCGGGCTTTCTGAAGACTGGCTAAAAAGGATGGGCTTTTAA
- a CDS encoding Uma2 family endonuclease — MIFHAPLAVDLSEKNVLQPDIIFIAKERQEIVTDKNISGAPALVVEILPPSTAYYNLFDKKELYEQFGVKEYWIVDPLRQWIEI; from the coding sequence TTGATTTTTCACGCGCCTTTAGCTGTTGATTTAAGCGAAAAAAATGTCCTTCAACCCGATATTATTTTTATTGCGAAAGAACGGCAGGAAATCGTCACGGACAAAAATATTTCCGGCGCTCCGGCTCTGGTTGTCGAAATTCTCCCCCCTTCCACAGCTTACTACAACTTGTTCGATAAAAAAGAGCTTTACGAACAATTTGGCGTAAAAGAATACTGGATTGTTGATCCCCTGCGGCAGTGGATTGAAATTTAA
- the ribE gene encoding 6,7-dimethyl-8-ribityllumazine synthase, with amino-acid sequence MQKIEGKLSARGKKFALVVSRFNEFIGNKLLEGALDCLTRHHCEEDDITVIWVPGSFEIPLVAKKLAKTGKYDGVICLGAVIRGATPHFDYVAAEVSKGIAHTALETEVPVIFGIITSDTIEQAIERAGTKAGNKGWDAALAAIEMADLMSKL; translated from the coding sequence ATGCAGAAGATCGAAGGAAAACTTTCGGCCAGAGGAAAAAAATTCGCGCTGGTGGTCAGCCGTTTTAATGAGTTTATCGGCAACAAACTGCTGGAAGGAGCGCTGGACTGCCTGACGCGTCACCACTGCGAAGAAGATGATATTACGGTGATCTGGGTGCCCGGTTCGTTTGAGATCCCTCTGGTGGCTAAAAAGCTGGCTAAAACCGGAAAGTACGACGGGGTTATTTGCCTGGGAGCGGTGATTCGCGGCGCTACCCCTCACTTTGACTATGTGGCGGCCGAGGTCTCCAAAGGCATTGCGCACACCGCCCTGGAAACCGAAGTGCCCGTTATTTTCGGCATTATCACCAGCGACACCATCGAACAGGCCATTGAACGCGCCGGAACCAAGGCCGGCAACAAAGGCTGGGATGCGGCCCTGGCAGCCATCGAAATGGCCGATCTGATGAGCAAACTATAA
- a CDS encoding heavy metal translocating P-type ATPase, translating to MKQHEPEGFHGKWYSHPPMRNALIAGAITGVTFALSYSGLIAQTWEIALYVIAMFIGGYHWTREGFEKLIEEKEIGIEMLMIAATIGSAILGMWDEAAFLVFLYGAAEGLEEYTYAKTRASIRKLLDLAPKEAHLLRNGKEETVPAETLKVGDIFLVRPGESIPTDGIVIKGRSSVNEAPVTGESTPVVKEEGQPVFAATMNQEGALEIRATATFQDNTLAKMIHLVEEAQEQKGKAQAFIERFGRRYSPLVLVSALLMIIVPYLLGASLSFCASRAVVLLVAAAPCALIMSTPVALAAGIGTAGKNGVLIKGGVHLENLGKLKAIAFDKTGTLTMGKPVITDIVPANGSTEDLLQIALSIERLSEHPLARAIVQKAEELNIKALEVSEFKSIAGYGARAKINGKFFVVGRPELMGNNALPATLESKARALREQAKTVIVVGNDHEVKGLLAVRDEIRPGAVQMIEELHRLGIKVAILTGDNEQTAQAIARELKVDDVRASLKPENKMDALKDLLRQYGAVAMVGDGINDAPALAQATVGFAMGAAGTDAAIEAADIALMGDDLAKIPFALRLGKKVRIVSTENIVFSLLVLLFLIPTAVAGMMSVATAVFFHEASELLAVGNGLRAGKIKNA from the coding sequence ATGAAACAACATGAACCTGAAGGTTTCCACGGCAAGTGGTACAGCCATCCGCCCATGCGCAATGCGTTAATTGCCGGAGCGATTACCGGTGTGACATTCGCCCTGTCGTATTCCGGCCTGATTGCCCAGACATGGGAAATCGCTTTATACGTGATCGCCATGTTCATCGGCGGTTATCACTGGACGCGCGAAGGCTTTGAGAAACTAATCGAAGAAAAAGAAATCGGCATCGAAATGCTGATGATCGCCGCCACCATCGGTTCCGCCATTTTAGGCATGTGGGACGAAGCGGCCTTTCTGGTCTTTTTGTACGGCGCAGCCGAGGGCTTAGAAGAGTACACCTACGCCAAAACACGGGCTTCCATTCGTAAATTGCTGGACCTGGCGCCCAAAGAAGCGCACCTTTTGCGCAACGGCAAAGAAGAAACCGTACCCGCCGAAACATTGAAAGTGGGCGATATCTTTCTGGTCAGGCCCGGCGAATCCATTCCCACGGACGGTATTGTCATTAAAGGCCGTTCGAGCGTAAACGAGGCGCCGGTTACGGGCGAATCGACGCCGGTGGTGAAAGAAGAAGGACAGCCTGTTTTTGCCGCGACCATGAATCAGGAAGGCGCGCTGGAAATTCGCGCAACGGCTACTTTTCAGGACAACACCCTGGCCAAAATGATCCATCTGGTGGAAGAGGCCCAGGAGCAAAAAGGCAAAGCGCAGGCCTTTATCGAACGTTTTGGCCGCAGATATTCTCCGCTGGTGCTGGTAAGCGCTCTTTTAATGATCATTGTCCCTTATCTTTTAGGCGCTTCGCTTTCATTCTGCGCCTCAAGAGCCGTGGTTTTGCTGGTTGCCGCAGCGCCATGCGCATTGATTATGTCCACGCCGGTGGCTCTGGCCGCCGGAATCGGCACGGCCGGTAAAAACGGCGTTTTGATCAAAGGCGGCGTGCATCTGGAAAATCTTGGAAAATTAAAAGCCATTGCCTTTGATAAAACCGGTACGCTAACCATGGGCAAACCGGTGATTACGGACATCGTTCCGGCTAATGGCTCGACAGAAGACCTATTGCAGATCGCTTTGAGTATTGAACGGCTTTCGGAGCATCCTCTGGCCAGAGCCATTGTTCAAAAAGCGGAAGAATTAAACATAAAAGCTCTTGAAGTTAGCGAGTTTAAATCTATTGCCGGATACGGCGCCCGGGCTAAAATTAACGGTAAGTTTTTTGTGGTGGGACGCCCGGAATTGATGGGGAACAATGCCCTGCCAGCTACTCTGGAATCAAAAGCGCGCGCCTTGCGCGAACAGGCGAAAACGGTCATTGTCGTGGGCAACGACCATGAGGTTAAAGGGCTGCTCGCCGTTCGGGACGAAATCCGGCCCGGCGCCGTTCAAATGATTGAAGAGCTACACCGTCTGGGCATCAAGGTGGCCATTTTAACCGGCGATAACGAACAAACAGCGCAGGCCATTGCCAGAGAGTTAAAAGTAGATGATGTGCGCGCCAGCTTAAAACCGGAAAATAAAATGGACGCTCTGAAAGATCTACTGCGACAATATGGGGCCGTGGCCATGGTGGGCGACGGCATTAACGACGCCCCGGCGCTGGCTCAGGCAACTGTGGGGTTTGCCATGGGCGCTGCCGGCACCGATGCAGCCATTGAAGCGGCCGATATCGCCCTGATGGGCGACGACCTGGCAAAAATTCCATTTGCCTTAAGACTGGGCAAAAAAGTTCGCATCGTAAGCACAGAAAACATCGTCTTTTCCTTGCTTGTTTTGCTTTTTTTAATTCCTACAGCCGTCGCCGGCATGATGTCTGTGGCCACGGCCGTTTTCTTCCATGAGGCCTCTGAGTTGCTGGCTGTTGGCAACGGATTAAGGGCCGGTAAAATTAAAAACGCATGA
- a CDS encoding P-II family nitrogen regulator — MKHIIAYIKPHKLTEVTMALQRIDNLSGMTVLDVKGFGRGRKTKASLEEQLVDFVPHVKIEVFCNDELLNQVVEAIEKSAHTGLRGDGKIYICELQEAIRISSGERGENAV, encoded by the coding sequence ATGAAACATATAATCGCATACATAAAACCGCACAAATTAACAGAGGTTACCATGGCGTTGCAGCGCATCGACAATTTAAGCGGTATGACCGTGCTTGACGTAAAGGGCTTTGGCCGCGGCCGAAAAACGAAGGCATCTCTGGAAGAACAACTGGTTGATTTTGTGCCGCATGTTAAAATTGAAGTTTTTTGCAATGATGAATTGCTCAATCAGGTGGTAGAAGCCATTGAAAAATCGGCGCACACCGGCCTGCGAGGCGATGGTAAAATTTACATTTGTGAGCTGCAGGAGGCCATTCGCATCAGCAGCGGTGAACGTGGAGAGAATGCGGTTTAA